The following are encoded in a window of Candidatus Eisenbacteria bacterium genomic DNA:
- a CDS encoding OsmC family protein, with product MSTTKRPVDNGVNVEHLLAARQALTETPAGAQFKWRAKCEWVRGTHSRSTVEDFFGLGEEQKHKRTFTFEADHPEVFASEDHGATPVEIVLAALTSCLTGGIAAVAQNRGIQLHSVSATIEGNMDLQGILGIDSEVRNGFDGIKVVYDIKADATAEEIKALVAQSQKRSAVYDVITNPTNVTVEVRKV from the coding sequence ATGAGCACGACCAAGAGACCCGTGGACAACGGCGTCAATGTCGAACACCTGCTGGCCGCCCGTCAGGCGCTCACCGAAACTCCCGCAGGCGCGCAGTTCAAGTGGCGAGCCAAGTGCGAGTGGGTGAGAGGAACCCATAGCAGGTCGACCGTCGAAGACTTCTTCGGACTCGGCGAGGAGCAGAAGCACAAGAGGACGTTCACCTTCGAAGCCGACCATCCCGAGGTCTTCGCATCCGAGGACCACGGCGCCACCCCGGTCGAGATCGTCCTGGCCGCGCTGACCAGCTGCCTCACCGGTGGCATTGCCGCGGTCGCCCAGAATCGCGGGATTCAGCTTCACTCGGTGTCCGCGACGATCGAGGGCAACATGGACCTCCAGGGCATCCTCGGCATCGACAGCGAGGTGCGGAACGGTTTCGATGGGATCAAGGTGGTCTACGACATCAAGGCCGACGCGACCGCCGAGGAGATCAAAGCCCTCGTCGCGCAGTCGCAGAAGCGGTCGGCGGTGTACGACGTCATCACCAACCCCACGAACGTCACGGTCGAGGTCCGCAAGGTCTAA
- a CDS encoding NAD(P)-binding domain-containing protein — MRVTTVIIGAGHAGLAMSQCLRTRSIDHVILERGEVAHSWKHERWESLRLLTPNWLSRLPGYRYEGDDPDGYMTMPETIGFIERYAAHISAPVRSRTEVTSVRAKSDGYRVTTPAGEWECRTVVLATGACNKAHVPPVAAALPPGIDSVTSQDYRNPAQIQPGGVLVVGASASGTQIAEELQHSGHPVTIAVGEHIRAPRIYRGRDIKWWMDAAGVLDDAYDEIDDLNRARHVPSLQLAGSTERRTVDLNHLDDLGVRIVGRLVGVADSKAQFSGSLRNQCELSDLKMNRLLDRIDEWAEAQGLNGSIDPPHRFESTRCVNDPPLTLDLRKGEVRTVIWATGYRPDYSWLDVPVLDRKGRIRHDGGVAEAPGMYVIGLPFLRRRKSSLIDGAGPDAQDLTEHLVKSLDGRPVATS, encoded by the coding sequence GTGCGAGTCACCACCGTCATCATCGGAGCGGGTCACGCGGGCCTGGCGATGAGCCAGTGCTTGCGGACCCGCTCGATCGACCACGTGATCCTCGAGCGGGGCGAAGTGGCCCACTCGTGGAAGCACGAGCGTTGGGAGTCGCTGCGCCTGCTGACCCCCAATTGGCTGAGCCGCCTGCCCGGCTATCGCTACGAAGGCGACGATCCCGACGGCTACATGACGATGCCGGAGACGATCGGCTTCATCGAGCGCTACGCGGCCCACATCTCGGCTCCGGTTCGCTCCCGCACCGAGGTGACGTCGGTGCGTGCCAAGAGCGATGGCTACCGCGTCACCACCCCGGCAGGTGAATGGGAATGCCGCACGGTTGTGCTGGCCACCGGCGCCTGCAACAAGGCACACGTGCCGCCCGTCGCCGCGGCGTTGCCTCCGGGAATCGATTCGGTCACCTCTCAGGACTACCGCAACCCCGCGCAGATCCAGCCTGGCGGAGTGCTGGTGGTGGGCGCGTCGGCCAGCGGAACGCAGATCGCCGAGGAGTTGCAGCATTCAGGCCACCCGGTGACGATCGCCGTGGGCGAGCACATCCGCGCGCCGCGCATCTACCGGGGCCGGGACATCAAGTGGTGGATGGACGCCGCGGGCGTTCTGGACGATGCCTACGACGAGATCGACGACCTGAACCGGGCGCGGCACGTGCCGTCGCTGCAGCTCGCCGGCTCGACCGAGCGGCGGACCGTCGATCTCAACCACCTGGACGACCTTGGCGTGCGCATCGTGGGGCGGCTGGTGGGCGTCGCGGACTCCAAGGCGCAGTTCTCGGGCTCGCTGCGCAATCAATGCGAGCTCTCGGATCTCAAGATGAACCGGCTGCTCGACCGGATCGATGAATGGGCGGAGGCGCAGGGGTTGAACGGGAGCATCGACCCGCCACATCGGTTCGAGTCCACCCGATGCGTCAATGATCCGCCGCTGACGCTCGATCTCCGTAAGGGCGAGGTCCGCACGGTGATCTGGGCCACGGGCTATCGGCCCGACTATTCGTGGCTCGATGTGCCGGTGCTCGACCGCAAAGGACGGATTCGTCACGATGGCGGCGTCGCCGAGGCCCCCGGCATGTACGTCATCGGCCTGCCGTTCCTGCGCCGCCGCAAGTCCAGCCTCATCGACGGCGCCGGACCCGATGCGCAGGATCTGACCGAGCACCTGGTGAAGAGCCTCGACGGACGCCCGGTGGCCACGAGCTGA
- a CDS encoding NAD(P)/FAD-dependent oxidoreductase — protein MGRDILRPMEAYAPRYDVVVVGARCAGAATALLLARRGARVLLFDRDRRGADTLSTLAMMRAGVFQLHHWGVLPAVQQHGTPAIRFTSFVYGDEVITVPIKPRDGVGALYAPRRTLLDTLLADEAARAGAQVRHGPRVQHLLRDHGGRVLGLVLEERDGSLHHIHADLVIGADGLRSTVARQAGAAVYKEGRHTAGVVYTFWPGLPNEGYQWRYRPGVSVGLIPTNGGETCLFVATSVERFHREVRKDLEEGYRRLLQECHPELALRLAGVSPSEPYRGFPGQVGLMRQSHGQGWALVGDAGYFKDPITAHGISDALRDAGFLARAVAQGTESALTDYQATRDELSLELFDLTDEIAGFEWDLETLKVLHKRLSVAMNREVEALVALDQGAPLD, from the coding sequence ATGGGCCGTGACATACTGCGGCCCATGGAAGCCTACGCGCCTCGTTACGACGTCGTCGTCGTCGGCGCCCGTTGCGCCGGCGCGGCCACGGCCCTGCTGCTCGCGCGCCGGGGCGCGCGCGTCCTGCTCTTCGATCGCGATCGCCGGGGGGCCGACACGCTCTCGACGCTGGCCATGATGCGAGCCGGAGTCTTCCAGCTCCATCACTGGGGAGTGCTTCCCGCGGTCCAGCAGCACGGGACGCCCGCGATCCGGTTCACCAGCTTCGTGTATGGCGACGAGGTCATCACCGTTCCCATCAAGCCTCGCGACGGGGTGGGCGCGCTCTACGCACCGCGGCGCACCCTGCTCGACACGCTGCTCGCGGACGAGGCGGCGCGCGCCGGCGCCCAGGTTCGGCACGGTCCGCGCGTCCAGCACCTGCTGCGCGATCACGGAGGCCGGGTCCTCGGCCTGGTCCTCGAGGAGCGCGACGGCTCTCTTCATCACATCCATGCGGATCTGGTGATCGGGGCGGACGGCCTGCGCTCCACGGTCGCGCGACAGGCCGGCGCCGCCGTCTACAAAGAGGGCCGGCATACCGCGGGCGTCGTGTACACCTTCTGGCCCGGGCTGCCGAACGAGGGCTATCAATGGCGTTACCGCCCTGGCGTCAGCGTCGGCCTGATCCCGACGAACGGGGGCGAGACGTGCCTCTTCGTCGCGACGTCCGTCGAGCGATTCCACCGCGAAGTCCGGAAAGACCTCGAGGAGGGTTACCGGCGCCTGCTGCAGGAGTGCCATCCCGAGCTGGCCCTGAGGCTCGCGGGCGTATCGCCTTCGGAACCCTACCGTGGCTTCCCCGGGCAGGTGGGCCTCATGCGCCAGAGTCATGGCCAGGGATGGGCGCTGGTCGGGGATGCCGGGTACTTCAAGGACCCGATCACGGCCCATGGGATCAGCGACGCGCTGCGAGACGCCGGATTCCTGGCGCGCGCCGTGGCCCAGGGCACCGAGAGCGCGCTCACGGACTACCAGGCCACTCGCGACGAGCTGTCCCTGGAGCTGTTCGACCTCACCGACGAGATCGCGGGCTTCGAATGGGACCTCGAGACCCTCAAGGTGCTCCACAAGAGGCTCAGCGTGGCCATGAACCGGGAGGTCGAGGCGTTGGTTGCCCTCGACCAGGGCGCTCCTTTGGACTAG